DNA from Felis catus isolate Fca126 chromosome B3, F.catus_Fca126_mat1.0, whole genome shotgun sequence:
ccagcccccagccccgcctcgCCTTCCCCTGCCGGCTCCCTTTAGTACCCTCTTTCCCTTGGCCCCTGGGTGTTCCGTATCCGCAGCCCCGAGACCTCGCCTTCCCAAACCCCGACCCAGCCGCCGCCCACCCTCAATGCTCCTCTTAAAAGCTTGGTCGCCCCCGACGTCCAGGTCTGGATACGGAGGCCAAACCGGGGTCTGCCTTGAGGGACCAGCAACCCACCCCACCCGGcgtccccttcccttccttccccctggcCAAGCagcctccgcccctccccgggcTTCAGGAAGCGCTGGAGGAGGGGAGCgtggtgggtggagggaagggcgCCAGGGTCCGAGAGCCGAGGTGGCCTGCAACCcgctcccctgccctctcttcgCTCACGCACAGCTGCGCTACCCCTGGGACAGGGAAGTGTCTGCGGATACCCTTGGGTGCGTCCTCCGCCCCAGGGACGCTCAgcttcctcttcccaccctcccaaTCCTGCTCGCGCTGGCTGCCCGACGGGGGTCGGGCCAGAGCCCCAAACCCTGGCAACCCCGCCTCCGGCCCGGAGATGCAAAGCTGAAACTCCGGAGGGACTCTGGACTGCAAAGTCccgtgggggaggaggaaaggagcgGCGCCCGccgggagccaggggaggggtcTTTCGGATGGGCGTCTCAACTCCCCGCCCCCTCGGGGAAGCTGTTGCATCAGCTTCGAGATCCCCAGTTAAAGGAAGTGGTCTCCACCAGGAGGGGAAGGTGTCGGGCAGTAGAGCTGCCGCCAGGAGGCAGCACTTAACCAAAAATATCCCGTTCTCGGGTGTCGGAGAGGCTGGAGTGCCCAAAGCATCTTTCATCTGAAGTCTTAGTGGCAGTGTGGACCCAACAACAAAGGGTGTTGCTGAGCTGATTCAAGGAAAGGGATCTGGAAACGCTTTACCATGTGTTAAGGCTAAAAGATGACTTGTAAATAATACGATTGTTTGTACACCTTTTGGACAGTCCAACTGTGGCATTTTTAAAGCCAGCATTGCCACTCTGCAGAAATTCACCAAGAGCTACCCACCTTCAAGACCAGTctggtgtggggcgcctgggtggttcaatcagttaagcgtcagacttcggctccggtcatggcctcacagttggtgatttcgagccctgcatcaggctctgtgacttctttttaaaagaccACTCTGGTGAAATGACACACAGCTGAGAGATTTCCCAGCTGCAAGAAAAAAAGTAGCCCAAGGTCATAATTTACCCATCTTGAAGCTAGATGATTTAACACAAAATTTAGCCCGAATTGATTTAGCAGccatggggaaagaaaaggaatgtgtTACAATAAATTGTGTGTTAAGGAAATAATATGCAAAGCAACATATTGTGTAGGGGTGGCCTTTAGTTGCCACATTTCTTGCATGGGTTGACAGTGATTGTTGTTGAGTGGTCCTAAAGAGGAAGATAATGAAGGAAGGTAAAATAAGATACTTCCCAAATAGTTTGCTCTTCAAACTTCAGTTTGGTCATAGGCGTGTAAAAAGGAGAACGAGTTactaaatgaaatggaattgGTCACCCTGAGTCAGTTTCACTGATATTTTCTCCAACATCATCATTATTCATCTCGATGATTTAAAAAGCACCTAgcttcccaggggcacctggctggcttagtcagtgactcttgatctcggggtcctgagtttgagtcccatgttgggcatagagattacttaattcaaaaaaaaattggggtgcctgggtgtctcagtcagttaaatgtccgactttggctcaggtcataatctcgtggggttcatgggttagagccccacataggactccgtgctgacaactcagagcctgcctgggattctttctctccttctctctctacccttcccttgctcaagctcacaaactctctcaaaataaataatctaaaaaaaaattttagtttaataaaaataaaaagcatgtggggcacctgggtggctcagttggttaagcatccgacttcttcaggtcatgatcttgcagttcctgggttctagcctcacgtcgggctctgtgctgacagctcagagcctagagcctgcttcggattctgcgtctccttctctctctgtccctcccccacttgcactgtgtgtgcgtctctctctctctctctcaaaagtaaataaacattaaaaaaatttttttaataaataaaattaaaagcaccTAATTTCTTAGAATAGTGCATTTGTACAAAAGCTACTGTGTACGGAACACACAGAAGGATATTTGAATAAACATACTGGACAAAAACATGAGTGGGtggcaaaatattaaaaccaaaatacAGGCTGTATTCCTTGAGAAGCAAGGAGTTTAAGAGAGGAAAGACATGAAGCTCAGATTCCTGATGCTTCCCATTGCTCTTAATTCCAGCCTTTGCCAGATGAAGTCCAGAGGTTGAAGAACATCTAGTTTGGAATGACAAAGCCACTTTCCTGTGGTTCATGAGTCTAATGAAGTCATTAAGGAGAGCTGTCCAATTGCCAGACCCCTTCCCCTGCCACAGTGTTCTATGAGGTCCCTGAGAAGGCTGCTGATGTTAGCTGTCAGCACtagtgttctttctctctctctctctcaaaatcctAAACCATATTTCCTGCTATTTACAACCCACGGATTGTCCACAGCATACTAACCACGTCAAAAGCTGAACTCGTCTTCCTTCCAAAGACATTTCCCCTCCCACATTTCTCAGTTTTCCCAATTAAACTTCCCATCCTGTCCCCCAAAGTTCTCCAGCTCTGGCTCCTTGACTCCCATAGATATTCAAGCATTGCACGTGTTCATTTCTGCACACAGAATTTATATTGTTCACATTATTTGTTCACCTTCATGTGTGTgcccttttttataattttgcaaattcagagcacctggctggctcagtcagtagagtgtgtgactcttaatgtcagggttgtgaatttgagccccacgttggggtagagattactttaaaataaaatcttcaagggcgtctgggtggctcagtcggctaagcatctgacttcagctcaggtcatgatctcgagggttttttttctggaggggggggtgttgttgttttgttgggggtttctttgcttttgttttatttctaggtTCTTGACTTTAAGCCCCGCAATCAGCTGCTCACtgaggtcagtgcagagcctgctttggatcctctgttcccctgttTTCTCTGCCCACGCCCCACTCAATATGTGTTctacctctttctcaaaaataaataaacatttgtaaataaataaataaataaataaataaataaataaataaataaaatatttaaataataataataataataatgataataataataattttgcaaACCGATGGTGTCCCCCAAGTGTGTGAGCTACTGAAAGAGAGGAATATTGCTGGTTCAACTATTTTGTATAGTGATGGTGGTAGCCAGCTTGTCATCTTTCCTGTCAATCTTGACTGTTGACACGAAGGTTGTTTTCCCAGCCCCTGGCTTCTACTATTTGATTTGCCAACTGGGAACTATGTAATGGGATTCCAGTGCTGTCTACCTCAGCTGTCTATCTCAGAAACAGCCAAAGGTATACGGAGCCAGGCTTGGGAAAGTGGCATCCAGTCACTATTGCAACTGTCAAACTATAAATCCACAGCCACGTTTTGATTCCATTTCCTGATCTCTGAAAACTACAAGCAATCTGTACGATTGCTTCCTGGACTGTCTTATCTACTTTACAGATGTATTATGAAAATCATGTGAAATCATTTATATAGAAGTGTTTTGATAGGTGAAAATGAAGTGTATGAATGCAAGATGGTAATAGTTCCTTACTGTCTTATTGCCCTTGCCTAGTATTTGGTGATCCATTTGTTGGCTTATAGTCAAGGTTCTTTTGTTCCCATCCTTTTTTTGGTTCAGCCCTAGCTATACCACTCTTATTGTTATTGAAACAGCTGCTTTTACTTCTTAAACCAGGATCCACCCTTCCCCTCTTTCAAAGCACAGCTCAGAGCCACCTCCTGTGGAAAAACTTCCCAGTCTTGCAGAAGGAAATGATAAACTTCCAGATAGGCCATTGCACCACTCCCTCAGTTTCCCCCAGTCAGCACGCATTAAGTGTCTAGCTTAGCACACGGTAATGGGCACTTGTGTAGGAGCTTCACCATTTATAAAGCATCTGTACTTACTTCAGTGTTTTAAGATGTCAtatattaagggttttttttttttaattttttaatgtttatttatttttgagagagagacagagagagagagagagagagagacagagcaaaagcaggggaagggcagagagagagagagggagacacagaatccaaagcaggctccaggctctgagctgtcagcccagagccgacgtggggctcgaactcatgaaccatgagatcatgacttgaatcaagttggacacttaagtttttttttttttaaggttatttaattttgggaggggggagggggagggagagagggaatcccaagcaggctctacaccatcagcatggagtccaactcagggctcatactcaggaaccatgagatcatgagctgagccaaaatcaagagtcacacgctcaaccaactgaaccacccaggtgcccctaagctttttatgaaaaaattaagataaatgagTTCCCCAAgacaaataaattattcaaaagagggaaggagccacAGATCTGTGTTTTCTATGTACCAATACAGTAGTCCTACCTGATCCACAGGGGATACGTTCCAAGAACCCCAGTGGATACTTATAACCATGGTAGTACCAAACCCTGTATATATTATGGGGGTTTTTTTCCCATATAGACATAcgtatgataaagtttaatttaaaatcaggcacagtaagagattaataacaataaaaatcataACAATATATTGtgataaaagttatgtgaatgtgatctctctcaaaatgtcttATTGTACcatattcatctttcttttgtaGGTGATAAGATAAAGTGAGGTGAAATATGGACACTGTAACTTAgcgttaggctactattgacctcaCAATTTGTCAGGAGCATCTGCTTCTATAGGGCAACTGAATGTGGATAACTGAAACTGCAGAAAGTGAAACCATGGTTAAGAGGGTACTTCTGTACCTGCCTTGTTGCTGCAAGGATTATATTAGACAATATGTGGTGGTAGCCCTTGTAAAACTGAAATCGGATCTTAGCTCCAAGACCTATTCCCCAAGAAAGCCTTCAGCTTTCTCCAGATCAACTTCCCATTATAGCTACAAATGGGTACTTGCCAACACTCATCTTGGAGGACTTCTGACTTCTGctgcctccattttgacctcaaacttttttttttttaatgtttattcatttttgagaggaagagagacagagcaggagcaggaaaggagcagagaaggaaacacggaattcaaagcaggctccaggctctgagctgtcagcacagagcccaacgtagacCTCAAATccacgagctgggagatcatgacctaaactgaagtgggatgcttaaccgactgagccacccaggcgcccctttggttGGGTTCTTTCCAGCCAGTCTCTTGGCTCAGGTGGAAGACCCTGAGGGCATAGCAACCTCTGAGGAGAATGAAACAACCCAAGCAATAAGCACTGTCCTGAGACACAAAACACCACCCATGATTGACTCTAAGCAAAACACTGATAGATTTGACCTTCACTGCCCCCCTGCAGGTACTCGCCCACCTTTGCCCCTCATTTTCCTTGtataaacctggaagtattttcagCGCTTTCAGACACTTGACCTCTGTCTTCCTGGTGTTGGTCTCACTGAACTAAATCCCTTTCTGGTTTCACCACTGTCTGTCTGCCTTTGGATTTTTGTCAGTGGCAAGTGGCCAGAACCTGATCTGTTTGGGATCCCCAGAACTAGGTGCTCTTGCATCCCTGTGCACCTGCTAGAATCTCAACGGTACTGTTACAGTAATGTGGGTGATCATCATTGTCTTCTCTCGCTAGACTGGGGACGCTATCAGAATAGTGATGACGTCTGTTTTGCAGAATCCCCAGCACTTAGTACAATGCTTGCCACATAAGCTCTTCAattgtgttgaataaataagGACGGAGACCCAAATTTTCCGATTCATTCTAGATTTGACACCTAGGCTGAGGAAAAACATGTTACAGTGATGCAGAAGACAGAATAAGGGAACTCCTAAGATAATGGCATAAATTTCAAAGGACTAGACACCGCTGCGCAGAGATCGCTGGAGCAGCTCAGAACGATTCAGTCTAGGACACGACTTCCACTGAGGATGTAACCAGTACTGACGATTCATACGCAGACCAACCACTGTCGCCTAAATACTAGGGCCGCAGTTTTGTCCCTCTCTTCCGTACAATGGCCCAAGATGGCGGGGCCCGTGATTGAGAACCAGATTCAAGATGGCGGCTTCCGACTTCCCATGCGGCGTAGCGCGTGACACCGGGGCCACGCCCACTTCCGGCTCCGCGACTTCAGCATGGCTGCTTTAGGTACCCTGCTTTTGAGTAAGTGGGTGTGGAGTCGGTGGGCTCAGGGGCCCGCGGGGGCAGGGCTAGGACCCCTGAGTTGAGTGCACGGCCTCTCTCCCAACTCTGCCCTGTTTTCCCAGCAGGTGTCCGGAAGCTGCACAGTAGCGTGGCGGCTCGGGCGGGCAGTCAGTGGCGACTCCAGTGAGTTACTGGTTTAAGGGGGTCCTGGGGTGCCAGAAGGTGGGCTGAATCCTCACCGGAATGTTTttctccacccaggcagggcctGGCTGCTAACCCCTCTGGCTACGGGCCCCTTACGGAGCTCCCAGACTGGTCTTACGCGGGTGAGCGCTGATCTAACAGTTAACTGTCCCTAAGAGAGTTTCGCCGAGATGGAACGTCCCTGGactgagggtgggagggagaagggggttaAGGCGGGGATGTGTGTGAGTGAACATAGTATTGAACTTTATATTTGGAGTTGGGGAGAAGCAGCCTGgttactttgtattttaaattatgccTATAGAAAGTGCAGCTAGACAGGATCTTGTGGGGTGAGAAGATAATTCTAACTTGGGGCGCCCCGGGGGGAGGGAGTGACAAGATCTTTACGTTTCTCAAGGGCGacgatttttaaaaaggtagaaagaCCCACCATTCTACCTGGTGAGTACATTGTTGAGAATTTGGTACCAGATGCAGGGAGAACTCTTTGAAAGGCTGCCTAAATGAACATCTCAGAAGAGAGGGGTAGAAGGGTGAGGACTGAGGATGGCGGGCTcccttcagaaaaatgtcttcccttgaaaaaaaaggaaggaaggaaggaaggaaaaggaaaggaaaggaaaggaaaggaaaggaagaaggaaaaaatagatattaGACCTAGAAGGGAGGGATGTTAGAAAAGTTGAAGCCATTCCCCATTCCCTATATGGGACTCCAGttacaggtgggaaaactgaggcctcaGAGTTCCCGTGATCAAACAGCTAGGTAATAGCAAAGCTAGGACTAGAACTGAGCGGGAGCCAGGCACCGTTCAACAGCACAGAGACCTGAATACTAATACCCTATTGGATTCTATAGAAGTGTGATCCTGAAGAGGATGGTGAAGGTTTTTCTGTTCGTTATTTACTGTAGGAAGCCTAGCACCTCCCAGAAGTAGTATGGAATATTGGAAAGACTCTGGAATTGAGTGTTAATTCAGGTTTCTTTACTTGCTAACTTGTAGTCTTGGACATGTTACTTAATTGTATCTCTCAGTTTCCACAAAACTTTTGGGCAGACTTTTCACTGTTTGCTTCTTACTCTGTAGAAAGTAAGTGCCCTTTTTCTTCAGCTCCATTATTAACTACTTCAGGTCAGATATTGCATCTTTTCACCAAGTCAGCAGATATTTATAGAATTTTGATTATGTGGTTGTGTGCCTACCCTGCACTACAGTGAAATCTAGGGATGCAATCCATGAAAGTCTGGCTGGGAAAACGGCatgacatctttaaaaattagtaatagtTCAGTGCTCTACCCCTTTCCAAGAGGATCTGAAGTGCCACATAaggccaaaacaaaacacaacaacaacaaacaaacaaaaaaaagcaatagtACAATAAATGTCCCAAGGCAAATAGATGAATAATAAAGAACCAATATGCACTTCTTTCATAAAGAGATTTGACAGAGTTGAAAAGGTTAGAGAATGGTTTCTGGGACAGATAGggcttggaggggtggggggcctaAGGATGAGAACTGggctgaaaggaaaggaaaagaaggtatTTCATTATGGAGTGAGATGGGATTCAGCAAAGATTCACGGAGAGTGGAACGGTGATCAGATTGCTTGAGTGGGGGGGTTTCTAAAGCTAAAAGGAGATTCAGCACTTCAAAGGACCTTGAATTCCAGGACAATGAGGGGTAAGTGAAATCGAGTAGGAGTGTGCCTCAGAGCTTATTCTTGGCATATCTTACCCTTGACACTGAGGGATGGGTTCTGGAGAACTAAGCCATCACAGGTGTGAAAGTGGAAGAAAGGAACTAGAGACTGGTTCTTCCCTTGTCCCTGTCACAGTGCCTTCACACGGTGCTGTCAGCCATCTCtaatacttgtctttttttctgcagATGGCCGCCCTGCGCCTCCAATGAAAGGCCAGCTTCGAAGAACAGCCCAAAGGGAGAAGTTTGCAGTGAGTGGCTAGAGCCCAAGCCAGGGCAACCTGTGTGTACTTGGAGGGaaaaaactttacattttaatttgtcttgaGCTGTACTGACACATAAGCTAACTCGTACCCCCTATACCGAGGTTTTAACAGCTCAAGGTTTTTACAGTGCTTTGAGGAGGGGGGAATGGAGTGAGCACTCCGAGGGTGGGAACCAGTGGTAGACATTCTGCTACACATTCTCCTTCCTCCTACTTCCCAACCCAGGACCtggtccccctccccactcaacaGTGTCATTTTCCAGCTGAAACTTTTGCCTTTGATCTGTGAGTGAAAGGATATATGTGCAGAGCCCAAGCCCCAGATGTTATCCACCCTGTTTTCCTGTCTGTTTCAGAGACGAGTTGTACTGCTGTCACAGGAAATGGATGCTGGCTTACAGGCATGGCAGCTCAGGCAGCAGAAGTTgcaggaagaagaagggaaacagaaaaacGCTCTTAAACCCAAAGGGGCTCTACTGCAGAACCCACTACCAAGTCAATAAAAAGCAGTACCTGTCTCCctttcccagcctctctctggctttcttctCTATCACCTATATGCCTCATCCTGGTCAGAAGAGAGCCTTCACGTTCCCCATCTGTCTTCCCGGCACAAGAGCTTGGACACCAGAAAGAACAGCCTGTAAGATCACTGCCTGGAAGAGTTGGCTTAGTGCCCTCATCACTGGCTCCGTTCCAGTTCAGTGGAACCTCGCTCTGGGATGCTTCCCTCCTTCACGAGCCATAGGACTGGCCCAACTATGAACAGTAGCTGCTCTGCGAACTGCTACGAAAAAGGGGCAGCAGTTTTCCTGGTGTTAGCTAGGCACTCAAGCCTTTAACAGCCCATACACAGCTCAGGCTGTGTGCAGTTactcatttaataaatgctttgatAAAAAAGGCTTTCCGGCTGAGGTCCATTTCTTGGCAAGCGACTGGTGTCAGTTTTCCTAAGCTTCAGATACATGGCCCAAGAGGATACCCCCACTGGGAACACTGACATGGGAAGAACCAGACTTGGGTGTCGCATGTTCTGCTAAAGAGTTGGATTCTGAGGTTTCTTTGGTTCTGGCAAAATTCCAGAGGTTGGTTAGAGAGAGGCCTGTACCTCCCAACCGCACTTTGTGTAGGGGAGCCCTGGAGGTAGGTGCTCAGCCCCCAAACAGTCACCATGGCATAGGTATCTAATACCCATCATATATCTCCCACAAACCTGTTAGCTGTCCGGGACCCAGGGAAAGCTTTCATTTAATTGATCACGGATTCTGGGGGAAAAGGACCTTTGCTCCAGTTACAATACAGAGCACTGGGCTTTTCTTCCGTTATCCCGCCACAAACTTGTAACAGTTCCTGGATCTCTAGAATTTCTGGAGCTTCCTACCTGACCTAATTTCTGTCCAGCCTCCTTtattccttgctttctttccctcccttcttccccccacAACCTCCTTCCTCTCTCGCTGACCAATGCAATTCTGGGATCTTAGATTTCGCTGATGGTCGAGTTTTCTGTCTCCCACacttttcctgcttctgttgTGCTGCTTTTCCAGATCTAACTCAACCtcttatctgtctctctcccccactatcCACTTCAGCgtgcccttcccttctcctgcatCCCTCCACATTTTGTTATCAGTTTAGTCAGTCCCTGAACTGCCTTTTTCCAGTGTAGAGGGGGAGCTAAACCCCCAAAGTCCTAATTCCCAATCTCTGGTCTAACAGTTTCCCTAaatttgatttgcctttccccaCATTCCATGGCCTTGTACCTCTTTCCTCCCCAGCCTGCTCTAATTAAAGGAGCAGCCAGATTGCAAACGATGATAATTAAGGGAGTGCGTTTGTCTTTCCATAAGAACCCCCAGACCCAATGTGGTTGTGCAATTtgttggtgggtgggtggattgTATAACGGTTGCATGTTTGCAGCAGGAGAGGGATGGAGGTGGTTGTCGAGATCCAGGGGCAAAAGTTTCAATTTGGTTGAGCCACAGGTCTCAGCGGACAAACCCCCAACCCAGGTGTCCTGGACATGGAAGACCTTCACCACCGTCATCCTAGACTCTGAACTCGTTTGCGCCAACCACTGGGCTTCCCAGTACTTCCCACTCTGAGGTGAGACAAATGCTGAACACCAGAGGACTCAAGCCACCCAAAATATGCTTAGGGGGAGAAAGTCTCCCACATCCCGTCCGCTGGGTCCCCCCCCCAGACCCCTGTCCTTAGCTGTGGCCTCAACCCCTGCAGATGGCAGCCTCCACCACAGAAAGGCaacttagggttttttttttttttttttttttttttacccggCTCTTGGCTGTAATTGGATTCAGGCTGAAACAACCACGTCCGCACCGGGAAAGGAGGGCATTGGGGCGGGGGCGGAGAGGctgtgggagaagggagggaccagaggagagagtgagagagggctCGCGGATCCAGTTCGCAGACTAAGCAGAAGAAAgatcaaaaaacagaaaagaggggACGAGCAAACAGGCGCTTTCAAGAGCAATCCCCTCATCTCCAAGCGGACAACGGTCTAGGAATCCAAACTCAGCGCCCACCGAAGACAAAGGCGCCCCAAGGGAGTGGCGGCACAACCCCAGGGCTTGGGCCCCACTGCGGAGCCCTCACGGCTGGCGGCCGGGACAGTCGCGGACCATGTCTCCTGCCCCACGGCCCGCCGGCGGTCTGCTACTCCCGCTGCTCACGCTCGCCACCGCGCTCGCCTCCCTCAGCTCGGCCCAAAGCAGCTTCAGCCCCGAAGTAAGTGAGCTCCTCCAGTCCTGCCGGGAGTCGCGCCCGCCGGGGAGGCGAGCCGGGGGTCTCCCAGGTCTCCCCCGCTTGGAGAGCAGGGCGCCGGAGGTCTCTGGCCCTCCGGCCCGCAGgaaccccctcccttcctttccctgctcatcTCCAAACTTCCAAGTCGATCCAACTTCTGCTTCCCCCCAACCAACCCCCGACCCGCCGCCAACTTTCTTCCCCAGTCCTTTCCTGGGAAGAGCTTTACAGCGGGGCCCACCCCAACCCTCCCGGTTCTGCCGGGCTGTGAGTTCAGCTCCGGAACCAGGAGGGAGCCTGGTAAATACTTGAACTCGGCTCAGACCCAGCGCTGCCCTGGTTCCTTGTCCTGTGCGCGAGATCGTTGTTTCTTCAACTTTCCAACCCTCCAGCGCTCTCCCGCCCGCGCCCGCCGGCGCTGGGGCTGCCAGGGAGGCTCGGGTGGACGGCGCCGCGGCTCCGGGCCCCCCACGCTGAGCGCCTCCCGGGCGGTCCCGGCCCTCCGTGGATGCAGGCGCCGCCAGGTGGGGTCGGGGCTGGACGGCCTGGCGGCCCCGGCCCCCGACCCACCCCGCCTCCCCGAGCGGACCCCTCTGTGTCCCCGGCCCGGAGCCCTGGCGTCGAGGGTCGCGGAGCTGGCGCCCTGGCCGCGTTTCCGTACACACAAAGCTCTCCTTGTGAGCCAGGGGCTCGGCCGGCCGAGCAGCCGCCTCCTGCCTCTACCCCCACTCACACCACCCGCCTCCAGCGACGCCTTTAGgctctttttgttgcttttgttaattgcttttctGTGTTAATTGCAGGGAGACTGAGGGCAACGCACCGGGGAGTAGGGTGAGAGGGCCAGGCCCAGGGCACCCCGCAGGGTCTCTACCGCCTCcggcgaccccccccccccccactctttccCAGACGCTGGCCCACCGGCCCGGGAGGAAGCCGCGTGGGAGTTGTCTGGGGaggtttttcctctttctttctctctctctctctcttattttggGGTGAAGGTGGGAGACGAATTTGATCAGCTTCTTATTTTGGGCCATCCCAACCCACTCAGCCCGGCAGGGCCTGGGTGCGGTCGGGAGGGGCCGGGAAGGGCCCCAGAAGGGGGAGGGGATCTGGActtggcttcctccctcctggTCCTGGCCCTGGACCCACCCCCGGAGGAAACATCTCCAGAAAGaacacactctctctgtcccgaagGGATCCGAGGCTAAAAAGAAAAGcgtggccctggggagggggtggccaaGGAGAGTGCGAATCTGCTGTGGGGCCCAGCCTGACAGGGTCCTGCTGGAGGAGGCATCCTCTGTCCAGGCCTGGAGTCTTCATCGGAGGTCTGCAAGGAGAGCCCCTAACAAAAGGAGTCTGGACATCTAGGGGCTGTCCCCTGCCAACTTTGCctgccctgccttccctcccctgccccactagGCCCCCCTAGGGGAGGGGCGGCAGCCCTGGCTCTGTTTTAAGTGGGTCATGGGCAGTCCCAGTGCCAGAACCACCATTTGCTTCTGGGCCACGGAGGGAGGAACAGGCCCAGAGGCTCTGATCCAGGGCCTGCTGGAGAGCCAGAGTTCccctcatccacccacccacctacccaccttCTGCA
Protein-coding regions in this window:
- the MRPL52 gene encoding 39S ribosomal protein L52, mitochondrial isoform X8, whose translation is MAALGTLLLTGVRKLHSSVAARAGSQWRLQQGLAANPSGYGPLTELPDWSYAETSCTAVTGNGCWLTGMAAQAAEVAGRRRETEKRS
- the MRPL52 gene encoding 39S ribosomal protein L52, mitochondrial isoform X7 — protein: MAALGTLLLSVRKLHSSVAARAGSQWRLQQGLAANPSGYGPLTELPDWSYADGRPAPPMKGQLRRTAQREKFAVSETSCTAVTGNGCWLTGMAAQAAEVAGRRRETEKRS
- the MRPL52 gene encoding 39S ribosomal protein L52, mitochondrial isoform X1; the protein is MAALGTLLLTGVRKLHSSVAARAGSQWRLQQGLAANPSGYGPLTELPDWSYADGRPAPPMKGQLRRTAQREKFARRVVLLSQEMDAGLQAWQLRQQKLQEEEGKQKNALKPKGALLQNPLPSQ
- the MRPL52 gene encoding 39S ribosomal protein L52, mitochondrial isoform X3; its protein translation is MAALAGVRKLHSSVAARAGSQWRLQQGLAANPSGYGPLTELPDWSYADGRPAPPMKGQLRRTAQREKFARRVVLLSQEMDAGLQAWQLRQQKLQEEEGKQKNALKPKGALLQNPLPSQ
- the MRPL52 gene encoding 39S ribosomal protein L52, mitochondrial isoform X5 encodes the protein MAALGTLLLNGRPAPPMKGQLRRTAQREKFARRVVLLSQEMDAGLQAWQLRQQKLQEEEGKQKNALKPKGALLQNPLPSQ
- the MRPL52 gene encoding 39S ribosomal protein L52, mitochondrial isoform X2, encoding MAALGTLLLSVRKLHSSVAARAGSQWRLQQGLAANPSGYGPLTELPDWSYADGRPAPPMKGQLRRTAQREKFARRVVLLSQEMDAGLQAWQLRQQKLQEEEGKQKNALKPKGALLQNPLPSQ
- the MRPL52 gene encoding 39S ribosomal protein L52, mitochondrial isoform X4, encoding MAALGVRKLHSSVAARAGSQWRLQQGLAANPSGYGPLTELPDWSYADGRPAPPMKGQLRRTAQREKFARRVVLLSQEMDAGLQAWQLRQQKLQEEEGKQKNALKPKGALLQNPLPSQ
- the MRPL52 gene encoding 39S ribosomal protein L52, mitochondrial isoform X6, with protein sequence MKGQLRRTAQREKFARRVVLLSQEMDAGLQAWQLRQQKLQEEEGKQKNALKPKGALLQNPLPSQ